One part of the Nostoc sp. PCC 7120 = FACHB-418 genome encodes these proteins:
- a CDS encoding DnaJ C-terminal domain-containing protein — MAATDFKDYYAILGVSKTATPEEIKQAFRKLARKYHPDVNPGNKQAEASFKEVNEAYEVLSDADKRKKYDQFGQYWRQVGEGFPGGGAGVDMGGVDFSQYGNFDEFINELLGRFGGAAPRGGRQSYSYRTPGGRPGGGFGGFNDFGFQDVGAAGGGQDAEATISLTFAEAFAGVQKRFNLGNETIDVRIPAGTKPGTRLRVRGKGQFNPMTQQRGDLYLKVEFQPHSFFQIEGDNLACEIPITPDEAALGASIDVPTPDGSVNVKLPAGVRSGQSLRLRGKGWPIAKGGRGDQFVKVAIVPPKDMSQQEREYYEKIRAIRSYNPRSHLQQVKL; from the coding sequence ATGGCTGCAACCGACTTCAAAGACTATTACGCGATTTTGGGAGTTAGTAAAACTGCCACTCCAGAGGAAATTAAACAAGCTTTTCGCAAGTTAGCCCGCAAATATCACCCTGATGTCAATCCTGGTAATAAACAGGCGGAAGCAAGCTTCAAGGAAGTTAACGAAGCCTACGAAGTTTTATCAGATGCCGACAAACGGAAAAAATACGATCAATTTGGGCAATATTGGCGACAAGTTGGCGAAGGCTTCCCTGGAGGTGGCGCTGGTGTCGATATGGGTGGAGTGGACTTCAGCCAATACGGCAATTTTGATGAGTTTATTAATGAGTTGTTAGGACGCTTTGGTGGTGCTGCACCTCGTGGTGGGCGACAAAGTTACTCTTATCGCACTCCTGGTGGTAGACCAGGGGGTGGTTTTGGTGGCTTCAACGACTTTGGATTTCAAGATGTAGGCGCAGCAGGCGGTGGTCAAGATGCCGAAGCTACCATCAGCCTAACTTTTGCTGAAGCTTTTGCTGGAGTTCAAAAGCGCTTTAATTTAGGTAACGAAACTATTGATGTGCGGATTCCGGCTGGTACTAAACCTGGTACTCGCTTACGGGTAAGAGGTAAGGGTCAATTTAACCCCATGACACAACAAAGAGGTGACCTATATTTAAAAGTAGAATTTCAGCCCCACTCATTCTTCCAAATTGAAGGGGATAACTTAGCCTGCGAAATTCCTATTACTCCCGATGAAGCGGCGCTGGGAGCCTCCATTGATGTACCTACACCCGATGGTTCTGTGAACGTTAAACTACCTGCTGGTGTGCGTTCTGGTCAATCTCTCCGTTTACGGGGTAAGGGCTGGCCTATAGCCAAAGGCGGACGAGGAGATCAGTTTGTCAAAGTGGCTATTGTGCCACCAAAAGATATGAGCCAACAAGAGCGAGAATACTATGAAAAAATCCGGGCTATCCGCAGTTACAATCCCCGGAGTCATTTACAACAAGTGAAGTTGTAA
- a CDS encoding peroxiredoxin family protein, which yields MLTSTDFSGLLNERFFRNFLPIPASNELRLDVGTPDFQLPDITNGTLVKLSNYRGKQPILLAFTRIFTEKQYCPFCFPHIKALNENYEQFTNRGIEVLLVTSTDEKQSQIVVKDLGLKMPLLSDPSCRAFRTYQVGQALGAPLPAQFVLDKDGRLRYKHLFSFFDHNASVEKLLGKFD from the coding sequence ATGTTAACTTCAACAGATTTCAGTGGCTTATTAAATGAAAGGTTCTTTCGTAATTTCCTGCCTATTCCCGCTAGTAACGAATTAAGACTAGATGTAGGAACACCAGACTTTCAATTACCAGATATTACTAATGGAACGTTAGTTAAACTATCAAATTACCGAGGCAAACAGCCCATATTACTGGCATTTACGCGAATTTTCACAGAAAAGCAATATTGCCCCTTTTGCTTTCCTCATATCAAAGCTTTAAATGAGAACTACGAACAATTTACTAATCGGGGGATAGAAGTTCTATTAGTTACGAGTACTGACGAAAAGCAAAGTCAAATAGTTGTTAAAGATTTAGGCTTAAAAATGCCTTTACTTAGTGATCCAAGTTGTCGGGCATTTCGTACCTATCAAGTAGGGCAAGCCTTGGGAGCGCCTTTACCAGCCCAATTTGTCTTAGATAAAGATGGTAGATTGCGTTACAAGCATTTATTTTCGTTTTTTGATCACAATGCTAGCGTCGAAAAGTTGTTAGGAAAATTTGATTAA
- a CDS encoding peroxiredoxin, whose translation MSITYGTQESLRVGQQAPDFTATAVVDQEFKTIKLSDYRGKYVVLFFYPLDFTFVCPTEITAFSDRYEEFKKLNTEILGVSVDSEFSHLAWIQTDRKSGGVGDLNYPLVSDIKKEVSDAYNVLDPAAGIALRGLFIIDKDGIIQHATINNLAFGRSVDETLRTLQAIQYVQSHPDEVCPAGWQPGEKTMTPDPVKSKVYFAAV comes from the coding sequence ATGTCCATCACCTACGGAACACAAGAAAGCCTCCGCGTTGGTCAACAGGCTCCCGACTTTACAGCAACAGCTGTAGTTGATCAGGAATTCAAGACAATTAAGCTTTCCGACTATCGTGGTAAGTACGTTGTCTTGTTCTTCTATCCCCTAGACTTTACCTTTGTTTGCCCCACGGAGATCACAGCATTTAGCGATCGCTACGAAGAATTCAAGAAACTTAACACCGAAATTCTCGGTGTGTCCGTTGATAGCGAGTTCTCCCACCTAGCTTGGATTCAAACTGATCGTAAGTCTGGTGGTGTTGGCGACCTAAATTATCCCTTAGTTTCCGATATTAAGAAAGAGGTTAGCGACGCTTACAACGTACTAGACCCAGCAGCAGGTATCGCTTTACGTGGTCTGTTCATCATCGATAAAGATGGTATCATTCAGCACGCTACCATTAACAACCTAGCTTTTGGTCGTAGCGTTGATGAAACCCTACGGACATTGCAAGCAATCCAGTATGTCCAGTCTCACCCAGATGAAGTTTGCCCTGCTGGTTGGCAACCTGGGGAAAAGACCATGACTCCCGACCCTGTGAAGTCCAAAGTTTACTTCGCTGCTGTGTAA
- a CDS encoding amylo-alpha-1,6-glucosidase, producing the protein MDDLDTREWLLTNGLGSFASGTVSDIRTRTYHGWLFASTNPPSGRTLLLSHLEASLEVSGKVVALGTNIWGTGEIAPTGYKLLRSFDVNPAPKWIWGEGDWQLSRQLVMPYGVVGSGEVEGRRQDQDSQFCHRLLIHYRYEGRETAVLKLRLLIADRDFHHQQTNSLDLQFSQVLGNKQIYLQAMNSGRFGTPWQLRWSHGEYQANAVWYWHYGLPEETQRGLGDREDLHSPGYLTVTLQPGDTVTLEARMGFPAELTDSLTSDTFAEAVEAEQERLSQVFGWGVGEDGEEFLNVSSSSPSSPLWQQLLKAGDQFIVYRDSIAGPTVIAGYHWFNDWGRDTLIALPGLALVPQRFELAKGLLQTFGRYCRHGLIPNAFPDIDSEPYYNSIDAALWWIETLGLYLEATQDWQFLAEQFPTVQQIYKAYFGGTRYNIQLDATDGLIGWDARNVALTWMDAVVGGEPITPRPGKPVEINALWYSALCWLSQWAERLSQMDLGDSVRLEKQGRRYAQQAQQVKASLQKFWNPQLGYLYDTIDLDDRRNVQIRPNAILALSLHHCGFSQQQGQQILDLATYCLLTPYGLRSLDPADPEYLGRYEGSPEKRDRAYHQGTVWTWLIGPFIRSWQRFYPEQPLPFDWQPLLDHFLSDACLGSISEIFDGDPPHRARGAVAQAWSVAEVIRHLPTT; encoded by the coding sequence ATGGATGATTTAGATACAAGAGAATGGTTGCTGACTAATGGCTTAGGAAGTTTTGCCAGTGGAACTGTTTCGGATATCCGTACACGAACCTATCACGGTTGGCTATTTGCATCGACAAATCCGCCTTCTGGACGCACCCTACTGCTGTCGCACTTAGAAGCTAGTTTAGAAGTCTCAGGAAAAGTCGTAGCATTGGGGACGAATATTTGGGGTACAGGTGAGATTGCACCAACAGGTTACAAGCTACTGCGTTCTTTTGATGTTAACCCAGCACCTAAGTGGATTTGGGGTGAAGGAGACTGGCAATTAAGTAGGCAACTTGTGATGCCTTACGGTGTAGTGGGGAGTGGGGAAGTAGAAGGCAGGAGACAAGATCAGGACTCTCAATTCTGCCATCGGTTGTTAATTCACTATCGTTATGAAGGTAGAGAAACTGCCGTATTGAAACTGCGATTGCTAATTGCCGATCGCGACTTTCACCATCAACAAACTAATAGCCTAGATTTACAATTTTCTCAAGTTCTGGGTAACAAGCAAATCTACTTGCAAGCCATGAATTCTGGTCGTTTTGGCACACCTTGGCAGTTGCGGTGGTCACACGGAGAATATCAAGCCAATGCAGTTTGGTATTGGCATTATGGCTTACCAGAAGAAACACAACGGGGATTAGGCGATCGCGAAGACCTCCATAGCCCCGGTTATTTGACAGTAACTCTCCAACCAGGAGACACAGTAACTCTGGAGGCACGGATGGGTTTTCCGGCTGAACTTACAGATTCCCTTACCAGCGATACCTTTGCCGAAGCTGTGGAAGCAGAGCAAGAAAGACTGTCTCAGGTTTTTGGATGGGGCGTTGGGGAAGATGGGGAAGAATTTCTCAATGTTTCTTCCTCATCCCCCTCATCCCCACTCTGGCAGCAACTACTCAAAGCCGGGGATCAATTTATTGTCTATCGAGATTCCATTGCTGGCCCTACGGTGATTGCTGGTTATCACTGGTTCAATGATTGGGGACGTGATACTTTGATTGCCTTACCTGGTTTAGCCTTAGTACCCCAGCGTTTTGAATTAGCAAAAGGCTTATTGCAAACCTTTGGGCGTTATTGCCGCCACGGTTTAATACCTAATGCTTTCCCTGATATTGACAGCGAGCCATATTACAACAGTATTGATGCAGCCCTATGGTGGATTGAAACTTTAGGACTGTACCTGGAAGCTACCCAAGATTGGCAATTTTTGGCGGAGCAGTTCCCCACTGTCCAACAAATTTACAAAGCATATTTTGGCGGTACTCGTTACAATATCCAACTCGATGCGACTGATGGCCTGATTGGTTGGGATGCTCGGAATGTTGCTCTTACCTGGATGGATGCGGTAGTTGGCGGAGAACCCATAACTCCTCGTCCAGGTAAACCAGTGGAAATTAACGCTCTGTGGTATTCGGCTTTATGTTGGCTGAGTCAATGGGCTGAACGATTGAGTCAGATGGATTTGGGTGATTCTGTTCGTCTGGAAAAACAGGGGCGGCGTTATGCTCAACAAGCGCAACAGGTGAAAGCTTCTCTGCAAAAGTTTTGGAATCCACAGCTGGGTTATTTATACGACACCATCGATTTAGACGATCGCCGGAACGTACAAATTCGTCCCAACGCGATTTTAGCTTTGTCTCTACACCACTGTGGATTTTCCCAACAACAGGGACAACAAATATTAGATTTGGCAACTTATTGCCTGCTAACTCCCTATGGTCTGCGTAGCCTCGATCCAGCAGATCCAGAATATCTTGGCAGATATGAAGGTAGCCCCGAAAAACGCGATCGCGCTTACCATCAAGGTACTGTTTGGACTTGGCTGATTGGGCCTTTTATCCGTTCTTGGCAGCGTTTCTACCCAGAACAACCATTGCCTTTTGATTGGCAACCTCTATTAGATCACTTTTTAAGTGATGCTTGTCTTGGTTCCATTTCCGAAATTTTTGATGGTGACCCTCCTCATAGAGCCAGAGGAGCCGTAGCACAGGCTTGGTCAGTCGCAGAAGTGATTCGCCATTTGCCGACGACTTGA
- a CDS encoding AAA family ATPase, with product MTKLILLIGLPGSGKSTLAKQLVAQCPQMQLISTDAIRGQLFGSEAIQGSWLLIWREIEQQLQQTVITGKIALFDATNAQRRHRRELITLASELGFTDITGVWIKTPVWLCLARNKKRPRQVPEDVILRMHRQLRDAPPILEEGLEHLIVYENIFSPIHNSLLPILSIDKYGNCPDPVSGNHT from the coding sequence GCAAAACAATTAGTAGCACAATGCCCCCAGATGCAGCTGATTTCCACAGATGCCATCAGGGGGCAACTGTTTGGCTCAGAAGCAATTCAAGGGTCATGGCTGCTAATTTGGCGGGAGATAGAGCAGCAATTACAGCAAACTGTGATTACAGGTAAAATTGCCCTTTTCGACGCGACCAACGCCCAACGCCGCCATCGTCGTGAACTCATTACCCTAGCCAGTGAATTAGGTTTTACCGACATTACAGGAGTTTGGATCAAAACACCCGTCTGGTTATGTCTAGCACGCAACAAAAAACGCCCACGCCAAGTCCCCGAAGATGTCATCTTACGAATGCACCGTCAACTCCGCGATGCACCCCCCATCCTAGAAGAAGGACTAGAACACCTAATTGTCTATGAAAATATCTTTTCCCCCATTCATAACTCCCTACTCCCCATTCTCTCCATCGATAAGTACGGAAATTGCCCTGACCCAGTGAGCGGGAACCACACTTGA